The proteins below come from a single Chryseobacterium nepalense genomic window:
- a CDS encoding threonine aldolase family protein produces MKFSFKNDYSEGCHPNILKALLSYNDDQQAGYGEDQYSLEAKNLIRRKIQSNSDIYFVSGGTQANLIVISSILKPYQCVISAATGHILNNETGAIEATGHKILSIDKEDGKLTPEDIIPVLQSHKNIPHQVMPKLVYLSNSTELGTVYTLAELEKLSSFCKENNLYIFMDGARMGHGLTAEITDLTLEKVAEFTDAFYIGGTKNGALIGEAIVINNKELQQDFAFNIKQKGALLAKGRLLGIQFLELMKDDLYFELAAHANRQAMKIKNAMKERGVQFLSDTYTNQIFPILSNSLIKKLSEKFEFYVWKKIDDDFSAIRLITSWNTADEPVEEFIGIIKNEL; encoded by the coding sequence ATGAAATTTTCTTTTAAAAACGACTATTCCGAGGGCTGTCATCCCAATATCTTAAAAGCTTTATTATCTTATAATGATGATCAGCAGGCAGGCTACGGAGAGGACCAATATTCTTTGGAAGCAAAAAATCTTATACGGCGGAAAATACAGTCGAATTCAGATATTTATTTTGTATCGGGCGGAACGCAGGCCAACCTTATTGTAATTTCTTCCATTTTAAAACCTTATCAATGTGTTATTTCAGCAGCAACAGGGCACATTTTAAACAACGAAACCGGAGCTATCGAAGCTACCGGTCACAAAATTTTAAGTATCGATAAAGAAGACGGAAAGCTGACACCGGAAGATATTATCCCTGTATTGCAAAGTCACAAAAATATTCCGCATCAGGTCATGCCAAAGTTGGTTTATCTTTCAAATTCTACAGAATTGGGTACCGTTTACACCTTGGCTGAACTTGAAAAGCTTTCATCATTTTGTAAGGAAAATAATCTTTATATTTTTATGGATGGAGCAAGAATGGGACACGGGCTTACTGCTGAAATTACTGATCTTACCCTCGAAAAGGTGGCAGAATTTACTGATGCTTTTTATATTGGCGGAACCAAAAACGGAGCATTGATAGGAGAGGCCATCGTGATCAATAATAAGGAACTGCAGCAGGATTTTGCATTTAATATCAAACAAAAAGGTGCTTTGCTGGCAAAAGGAAGACTTCTTGGAATTCAGTTTCTGGAATTGATGAAAGATGATCTGTATTTTGAACTTGCGGCACATGCAAACCGTCAGGCGATGAAAATTAAAAATGCGATGAAGGAAAGGGGAGTGCAGTTTCTTTCCGATACCTATACCAACCAGATTTTTCCTATTTTAAGCAATAGCCTGATTAAAAAGCTGTCTGAAAAATTTGAGTTTTATGTCTGGAAAAAAATTGATGATGACTTTTCGGCAATCCGTCTCATTACCTCCTGGAATACCGCGGATGAACCTGTAGAAGAATTTATTGGAATTATTAAAAATGAACTATAA